A stretch of the Cygnus olor isolate bCygOlo1 chromosome 25, bCygOlo1.pri.v2, whole genome shotgun sequence genome encodes the following:
- the RUNDC3A gene encoding RUN domain-containing protein 3A isoform X3 produces the protein MFSVKTLLEKYTAEPIDDSSEEFVNFAAILEQILSHRFKGPVSWFSSDGQRGFWDYIRLACSKVPNNCVSSIENMENISTSRAKGRAWIRVALMEKRMSEYISTALRDTRTTRRFYDDGAIMLREESTVLTGMLIGLGAIDFSFCLKGEVMDGKTPVVIDYTPYLKFTQSYDYLSEEEERGSVESSTSEDSSPDHPYLPLVTDEDSWYNKWRKMEQKFRIVYAQKGYLEELVRLRESQLKDLEAENKRLKLRLEEVMVQNQLEKRELEGVILELQEQLTGLIPCENPQLAQLSKEMVTPLVNQWPSLGTLNGNESGSDGKLYRRHSFVSTDQLSAENSLSSDSQRLGEGKREGEPWGPLGKDPTPSMLGLCGSLASLPSCKSLASLKSNECLVSDSNEASPTRSPS, from the exons AT GTTCTCAGTGAAGACCCTGCTGGAGAAATACACGGCGGAGCCCATCGACGACTCCTCCGAGGAGTTCGTCAACTTCGCCGCCATCCTCGAGCAGATCCTCAGCCACCGCTTTAAAG GCCCCGTCAGCTGGTTCAGCTCGGATGGGCAGCGCGGCTTCTGGGACTACATCCGGCTGGCCTGCAGCAAGGTCCCCAACAACTGCGTCAGCAGCATCGAGAACATGGAGAACATCAGCACCTCCAGGGCCAAG GGCCGGGCATGGATCCGCGTGGCACTGATGGAGAAGCGCATGTCTGAGTATATCTCCACTGCCCTGCGCGACACGCGGACCACCAG GCGCTTTTACGACGACGGGGCCATCATGCTGCGGGAGGAGTCCACGGTGCTCACCGGGATGCTCATCGGGCTCGGCGCCATCGACTTCAG CTTCTGCCTGAAAGGCGAAGTGATGGATGGCAAAACGCCGGTGGTCATCGACTACACGCCCTACCTGAAGTTCACGCAGAG ctaTGACTACCTGAGCGAGGAAGAGGAGCGGGGCAGCGTGGAGAGCAGCACGAGCGAGGACAGCTCCCCCGACCACCCCTACCTGCCGCTGGTCACCGACGAGGACAGCTGGTACAACAAGTGGCGCAAGATGGAGCAGAAATTTCGCATCGTTTACGCCCAAAAG GGGtacctggaggagctggtgcgGCTGCGGGAGTCGCAGCTGAAGGACCTGGAGGCGGAGAACAAGCGGCTGAAGCTGCGGCTGGAGGAGGTGATGGTGCAGAACCAGCTGGAGAAGAGGGAGCTGGAGGGCGTCATCCTGGAGCTTCAGGAGCAGCT GACGGGGCTGATCCCCTGCGAGAACCCGCAGCTGGCGCAGCTCTCCAAGGAGATGGTGACGCCCCTGGTCAACCAATGGCCCTCGCTGGGGACGCTCAACGGCAACGAGAGCGGCTCGGACGGCAAGCTCTACAGGAG GCACAGCTTCGTGAGCACCGACCAGCTCTCGGCCGAGAACAGCCTCAGCTCCGACTCCCAGCGCCTGGGCGAGGGCAAGCGCGAAGGCGAGCCCTGGGGGCCCTTGG GGAAGGACCCCACGCCCTCCATGCTGGGGCTCTGCGGCTCCCTGgcctccctgcccagctgcaaGTCCCTGGCCAGCCTCAAGTCCAACGAGTGCCTGGTGAGCGACAGCAACGAAGCCAGCCCGACCCGCAGCCCCAGCTGA
- the SLC25A39 gene encoding solute carrier family 25 member 39 isoform X1: MAEKTSPGPGGGITPLQQMLASGTGAILTSLFVTPLDVVKIRLQAQRTPFSKAWSVRSAPWGSRQATWKCFLYCNGLMDHLYVCQNGPGCTAWYKAPTRFTGTLDAFVKITRYEGIRSLWSGLPPTLVMAVPATVIYFTAYDQLRDYLHARTGSGGHHIPLLAGALARLGAVTVISPLELIRTKMQSRQLSYRELRVCIQSAVAQDGWLSLWRGWGPTVLRDVPFSALYWFNYELVRKWLCTQARLDEATFMISFASGAISGTVAAVLTLPFDVVKTQRQIELGDSELHPVAASKPSSTWMLMRRIRAESGTRGLFAGFLPRVIKVAPACAIMISTYEFGKTFFQKLNQERRLRGL, from the exons ATGGCCGAGAAGACGTCGCCGGGCCCCGGCGGGGGCATCACGCCCCTGCAGCAGATGCTGGCCTCCGGGACGGGCGCCATCCTCACCTCGCTCTTCG TGACGCCGCTGGACGTGGTGAAGATCCGGCTGCAGGCCCAGAGGACCCCCTTCTCCAAAG CATGGTCGGTGCGCTCGGCGCCCTGGGGCTCTCGGCAGGCCACAT GGAAGTGCTTCCTCTACTGCAACGGGCTCATGGACCACCTCTATGTCTGCCAGAACGGCCCCGGCTGCACCGCCTGGTACAAGGCCCCCACCCGCTTCACCGGCACCCTG GATGCCTTCGTGAAGATCACGCGCTACGAGGGCATCAGGTCCCTGTGGAGCGGCCTCCCCCCGACGCT GGTGATGGCGGTGCCGGCCACCGTCATTTATTTCACCGCCTACGACCAGCTCCGGGACTACCTGCACGCTCGCACCGGGAGCGGCGGCCACCACATCCCCTTGCTGGCAGGGGCCCTCGCCCGCC TGGGTGCTGTGACGGTGATCAGCCCCCTGGAGCTGATCCGCACCAAGATGCAGTCGCGGCAGCTCAGCTACCGGGAGCTGCGCGTCTGCATCCAGTCGGCGGTGGCTCAGGACGGCTGGCTGTCCctctggaggggctggggacccACTGTGCTGCGGGACGTCCCCTTCTCCG ctctctACTGGTTCAACTACGAGCTGGTGCGCAAGTGGCTCTGCACCCAAGCCCGGCTGGATGAGGCCACCTTCATGATCAGCTTCGCCTCCGGGGCCATCTCCGGCACG GTGGCCGCCGTGCTGACGCTGCCCTTCGACGTGGTGAAGACCCAGCGGCAGATCGAGCTGGGAGACAGCGAGCTGCACCCGG TCGCAGCCTCCAAGCCGTCATCCACCTGGATGCTCATGCGCCGCATCCGCGCTGAGTCGGGCACCCGGGGGCTGTTTGCAG GGTTCCTGCCCCGTGTCATTAAGGTGGCACCCGCCTGCGCCATCATGATCAGCACCTACGAGTTCGGCAAAACCTTCTTCCAGAAGCTGAACCAGGAGCGGCGGCTGCGGGGGTTGTAA
- the RUNDC3A gene encoding RUN domain-containing protein 3A isoform X2, which yields MEASCVQAAMALGLSSKKASSRNIAVERKNLITVCRFSVKTLLEKYTAEPIDDSSEEFVNFAAILEQILSHRFKGPVSWFSSDGQRGFWDYIRLACSKVPNNCVSSIENMENISTSRAKGRAWIRVALMEKRMSEYISTALRDTRTTRRFYDDGAIMLREESTVLTGMLIGLGAIDFSFCLKGEVMDGKTPVVIDYTPYLKFTQSYDYLSEEEERGSVESSTSEDSSPDHPYLPLVTDEDSWYNKWRKMEQKFRIVYAQKGYLEELVRLRESQLKDLEAENKRLKLRLEEVMVQNQLEKRELEGVILELQEQLTGLIPCENPQLAQLSKEMVTPLVNQWPSLGTLNGNESGSDGKLYRREGPHALHAGALRLPGLPAQLQVPGQPQVQRVPGERQQRSQPDPQPQLRPPAPSPSAAAED from the exons ATGGAAGCGAGCTGCGTCCAGGCTGCCATGGCTCTGGGGCTCTCCTCCAAGAAGGCGTCCTCCAGAAACATCGCCGTGGAGAGGAAAAACCTCATCACCGTCTGCAG GTTCTCAGTGAAGACCCTGCTGGAGAAATACACGGCGGAGCCCATCGACGACTCCTCCGAGGAGTTCGTCAACTTCGCCGCCATCCTCGAGCAGATCCTCAGCCACCGCTTTAAAG GCCCCGTCAGCTGGTTCAGCTCGGATGGGCAGCGCGGCTTCTGGGACTACATCCGGCTGGCCTGCAGCAAGGTCCCCAACAACTGCGTCAGCAGCATCGAGAACATGGAGAACATCAGCACCTCCAGGGCCAAG GGCCGGGCATGGATCCGCGTGGCACTGATGGAGAAGCGCATGTCTGAGTATATCTCCACTGCCCTGCGCGACACGCGGACCACCAG GCGCTTTTACGACGACGGGGCCATCATGCTGCGGGAGGAGTCCACGGTGCTCACCGGGATGCTCATCGGGCTCGGCGCCATCGACTTCAG CTTCTGCCTGAAAGGCGAAGTGATGGATGGCAAAACGCCGGTGGTCATCGACTACACGCCCTACCTGAAGTTCACGCAGAG ctaTGACTACCTGAGCGAGGAAGAGGAGCGGGGCAGCGTGGAGAGCAGCACGAGCGAGGACAGCTCCCCCGACCACCCCTACCTGCCGCTGGTCACCGACGAGGACAGCTGGTACAACAAGTGGCGCAAGATGGAGCAGAAATTTCGCATCGTTTACGCCCAAAAG GGGtacctggaggagctggtgcgGCTGCGGGAGTCGCAGCTGAAGGACCTGGAGGCGGAGAACAAGCGGCTGAAGCTGCGGCTGGAGGAGGTGATGGTGCAGAACCAGCTGGAGAAGAGGGAGCTGGAGGGCGTCATCCTGGAGCTTCAGGAGCAGCT GACGGGGCTGATCCCCTGCGAGAACCCGCAGCTGGCGCAGCTCTCCAAGGAGATGGTGACGCCCCTGGTCAACCAATGGCCCTCGCTGGGGACGCTCAACGGCAACGAGAGCGGCTCGGACGGCAAGCTCTACAGGAG GGAAGGACCCCACGCCCTCCATGCTGGGGCTCTGCGGCTCCCTGgcctccctgcccagctgcaaGTCCCTGGCCAGCCTCAAGTCCAACGAGTGCCTGGTGAGCGACAGCAACGAAGCCAGCCCGACCCGCAGCCCCAGCTGAGACCCCCGGCCCCCtcgcccagcgccgccgccgaGGACTGA
- the RUNDC3A gene encoding RUN domain-containing protein 3A isoform X1: MEASCVQAAMALGLSSKKASSRNIAVERKNLITVCRFSVKTLLEKYTAEPIDDSSEEFVNFAAILEQILSHRFKGPVSWFSSDGQRGFWDYIRLACSKVPNNCVSSIENMENISTSRAKGRAWIRVALMEKRMSEYISTALRDTRTTRRFYDDGAIMLREESTVLTGMLIGLGAIDFSFCLKGEVMDGKTPVVIDYTPYLKFTQSYDYLSEEEERGSVESSTSEDSSPDHPYLPLVTDEDSWYNKWRKMEQKFRIVYAQKGYLEELVRLRESQLKDLEAENKRLKLRLEEVMVQNQLEKRELEGVILELQEQLTGLIPCENPQLAQLSKEMVTPLVNQWPSLGTLNGNESGSDGKLYRRHSFVSTDQLSAENSLSSDSQRLGEGKREGEPWGPLGKDPTPSMLGLCGSLASLPSCKSLASLKSNECLVSDSNEASPTRSPS, encoded by the exons ATGGAAGCGAGCTGCGTCCAGGCTGCCATGGCTCTGGGGCTCTCCTCCAAGAAGGCGTCCTCCAGAAACATCGCCGTGGAGAGGAAAAACCTCATCACCGTCTGCAG GTTCTCAGTGAAGACCCTGCTGGAGAAATACACGGCGGAGCCCATCGACGACTCCTCCGAGGAGTTCGTCAACTTCGCCGCCATCCTCGAGCAGATCCTCAGCCACCGCTTTAAAG GCCCCGTCAGCTGGTTCAGCTCGGATGGGCAGCGCGGCTTCTGGGACTACATCCGGCTGGCCTGCAGCAAGGTCCCCAACAACTGCGTCAGCAGCATCGAGAACATGGAGAACATCAGCACCTCCAGGGCCAAG GGCCGGGCATGGATCCGCGTGGCACTGATGGAGAAGCGCATGTCTGAGTATATCTCCACTGCCCTGCGCGACACGCGGACCACCAG GCGCTTTTACGACGACGGGGCCATCATGCTGCGGGAGGAGTCCACGGTGCTCACCGGGATGCTCATCGGGCTCGGCGCCATCGACTTCAG CTTCTGCCTGAAAGGCGAAGTGATGGATGGCAAAACGCCGGTGGTCATCGACTACACGCCCTACCTGAAGTTCACGCAGAG ctaTGACTACCTGAGCGAGGAAGAGGAGCGGGGCAGCGTGGAGAGCAGCACGAGCGAGGACAGCTCCCCCGACCACCCCTACCTGCCGCTGGTCACCGACGAGGACAGCTGGTACAACAAGTGGCGCAAGATGGAGCAGAAATTTCGCATCGTTTACGCCCAAAAG GGGtacctggaggagctggtgcgGCTGCGGGAGTCGCAGCTGAAGGACCTGGAGGCGGAGAACAAGCGGCTGAAGCTGCGGCTGGAGGAGGTGATGGTGCAGAACCAGCTGGAGAAGAGGGAGCTGGAGGGCGTCATCCTGGAGCTTCAGGAGCAGCT GACGGGGCTGATCCCCTGCGAGAACCCGCAGCTGGCGCAGCTCTCCAAGGAGATGGTGACGCCCCTGGTCAACCAATGGCCCTCGCTGGGGACGCTCAACGGCAACGAGAGCGGCTCGGACGGCAAGCTCTACAGGAG GCACAGCTTCGTGAGCACCGACCAGCTCTCGGCCGAGAACAGCCTCAGCTCCGACTCCCAGCGCCTGGGCGAGGGCAAGCGCGAAGGCGAGCCCTGGGGGCCCTTGG GGAAGGACCCCACGCCCTCCATGCTGGGGCTCTGCGGCTCCCTGgcctccctgcccagctgcaaGTCCCTGGCCAGCCTCAAGTCCAACGAGTGCCTGGTGAGCGACAGCAACGAAGCCAGCCCGACCCGCAGCCCCAGCTGA
- the SLC25A39 gene encoding solute carrier family 25 member 39 isoform X2, giving the protein MAEKTSPGPGGGITPLQQMLASGTGAILTSLFVTPLDVVKIRLQAQRTPFSKGKCFLYCNGLMDHLYVCQNGPGCTAWYKAPTRFTGTLDAFVKITRYEGIRSLWSGLPPTLVMAVPATVIYFTAYDQLRDYLHARTGSGGHHIPLLAGALARLGAVTVISPLELIRTKMQSRQLSYRELRVCIQSAVAQDGWLSLWRGWGPTVLRDVPFSALYWFNYELVRKWLCTQARLDEATFMISFASGAISGTVAAVLTLPFDVVKTQRQIELGDSELHPVAASKPSSTWMLMRRIRAESGTRGLFAGFLPRVIKVAPACAIMISTYEFGKTFFQKLNQERRLRGL; this is encoded by the exons ATGGCCGAGAAGACGTCGCCGGGCCCCGGCGGGGGCATCACGCCCCTGCAGCAGATGCTGGCCTCCGGGACGGGCGCCATCCTCACCTCGCTCTTCG TGACGCCGCTGGACGTGGTGAAGATCCGGCTGCAGGCCCAGAGGACCCCCTTCTCCAAAG GGAAGTGCTTCCTCTACTGCAACGGGCTCATGGACCACCTCTATGTCTGCCAGAACGGCCCCGGCTGCACCGCCTGGTACAAGGCCCCCACCCGCTTCACCGGCACCCTG GATGCCTTCGTGAAGATCACGCGCTACGAGGGCATCAGGTCCCTGTGGAGCGGCCTCCCCCCGACGCT GGTGATGGCGGTGCCGGCCACCGTCATTTATTTCACCGCCTACGACCAGCTCCGGGACTACCTGCACGCTCGCACCGGGAGCGGCGGCCACCACATCCCCTTGCTGGCAGGGGCCCTCGCCCGCC TGGGTGCTGTGACGGTGATCAGCCCCCTGGAGCTGATCCGCACCAAGATGCAGTCGCGGCAGCTCAGCTACCGGGAGCTGCGCGTCTGCATCCAGTCGGCGGTGGCTCAGGACGGCTGGCTGTCCctctggaggggctggggacccACTGTGCTGCGGGACGTCCCCTTCTCCG ctctctACTGGTTCAACTACGAGCTGGTGCGCAAGTGGCTCTGCACCCAAGCCCGGCTGGATGAGGCCACCTTCATGATCAGCTTCGCCTCCGGGGCCATCTCCGGCACG GTGGCCGCCGTGCTGACGCTGCCCTTCGACGTGGTGAAGACCCAGCGGCAGATCGAGCTGGGAGACAGCGAGCTGCACCCGG TCGCAGCCTCCAAGCCGTCATCCACCTGGATGCTCATGCGCCGCATCCGCGCTGAGTCGGGCACCCGGGGGCTGTTTGCAG GGTTCCTGCCCCGTGTCATTAAGGTGGCACCCGCCTGCGCCATCATGATCAGCACCTACGAGTTCGGCAAAACCTTCTTCCAGAAGCTGAACCAGGAGCGGCGGCTGCGGGGGTTGTAA
- the RUNDC3A gene encoding RUN domain-containing protein 3A isoform X4: MGSAASGTTSGWPAARSPTTASAASRTWRTSAPPGPRTALQGRAWIRVALMEKRMSEYISTALRDTRTTRRFYDDGAIMLREESTVLTGMLIGLGAIDFSFCLKGEVMDGKTPVVIDYTPYLKFTQSYDYLSEEEERGSVESSTSEDSSPDHPYLPLVTDEDSWYNKWRKMEQKFRIVYAQKGYLEELVRLRESQLKDLEAENKRLKLRLEEVMVQNQLEKRELEGVILELQEQLTGLIPCENPQLAQLSKEMVTPLVNQWPSLGTLNGNESGSDGKLYRRHSFVSTDQLSAENSLSSDSQRLGEGKREGEPWGPLGKDPTPSMLGLCGSLASLPSCKSLASLKSNECLVSDSNEASPTRSPS, from the exons ATGGGCAGCGCGGCTTCTGGGACTACATCCGGCTGGCCTGCAGCAAGGTCCCCAACAACTGCGTCAGCAGCATCGAGAACATGGAGAACATCAGCACCTCCAGGGCCAAG GACTGCCTTGCAGGGCCGGGCATGGATCCGCGTGGCACTGATGGAGAAGCGCATGTCTGAGTATATCTCCACTGCCCTGCGCGACACGCGGACCACCAG GCGCTTTTACGACGACGGGGCCATCATGCTGCGGGAGGAGTCCACGGTGCTCACCGGGATGCTCATCGGGCTCGGCGCCATCGACTTCAG CTTCTGCCTGAAAGGCGAAGTGATGGATGGCAAAACGCCGGTGGTCATCGACTACACGCCCTACCTGAAGTTCACGCAGAG ctaTGACTACCTGAGCGAGGAAGAGGAGCGGGGCAGCGTGGAGAGCAGCACGAGCGAGGACAGCTCCCCCGACCACCCCTACCTGCCGCTGGTCACCGACGAGGACAGCTGGTACAACAAGTGGCGCAAGATGGAGCAGAAATTTCGCATCGTTTACGCCCAAAAG GGGtacctggaggagctggtgcgGCTGCGGGAGTCGCAGCTGAAGGACCTGGAGGCGGAGAACAAGCGGCTGAAGCTGCGGCTGGAGGAGGTGATGGTGCAGAACCAGCTGGAGAAGAGGGAGCTGGAGGGCGTCATCCTGGAGCTTCAGGAGCAGCT GACGGGGCTGATCCCCTGCGAGAACCCGCAGCTGGCGCAGCTCTCCAAGGAGATGGTGACGCCCCTGGTCAACCAATGGCCCTCGCTGGGGACGCTCAACGGCAACGAGAGCGGCTCGGACGGCAAGCTCTACAGGAG GCACAGCTTCGTGAGCACCGACCAGCTCTCGGCCGAGAACAGCCTCAGCTCCGACTCCCAGCGCCTGGGCGAGGGCAAGCGCGAAGGCGAGCCCTGGGGGCCCTTGG GGAAGGACCCCACGCCCTCCATGCTGGGGCTCTGCGGCTCCCTGgcctccctgcccagctgcaaGTCCCTGGCCAGCCTCAAGTCCAACGAGTGCCTGGTGAGCGACAGCAACGAAGCCAGCCCGACCCGCAGCCCCAGCTGA